In Aegilops tauschii subsp. strangulata cultivar AL8/78 chromosome 3, Aet v6.0, whole genome shotgun sequence, one genomic interval encodes:
- the LOC109770143 gene encoding F-box/kelch-repeat protein At3g44120-like has protein sequence MPSELVLEIVAWLPVKSLLRFRCVCKAWRDTISDDAAFHRAHLRAQPPRLLISTCTEEDRMNKVTTIGLYVSEESAALADTIDFPEDHTYYFSHCNGLVLMPCVFHQLFGIGYDLRGDTYKVARFFFRPKEPAPTGGYHHNFGMEVYTIGVDEHWRETVEKPPYAVDITGTSAFSRGSLFWTIDHTEPVGGESPSGFLRFRLEDESFSVTPPPPCCEGLVYEMSYLSELHGELSVAHPGPNCESIEIWTCNDVDTNPPEWTLCYIFNNYCPQPAEGLDIAMYHLCKDMFILQVLKDIVGLDRLIYHPHDSVIPYIPSLVPV, from the exons ATGCCCTCCGAGCTCGTGCTGGAGATCGTGGCCTGGCTGCCCGTGAAGTCGCTGCTCCGGTTCAGGTGCGTCTGCAAGGCGTGGCGCGACACAATCTCCGACGATGCAGCTTTCCACCGCGCCCACCTCCGTGCTCAGCCTCCACGCTTGCTCATCTCGACCTGCACGGAGGAAGACCGGATGAACAAGGTCACCACCATCGGCTTGTACGTGTCGGAGGAGAGTGCTGCCCTCGCAGACACCATAGACTTTCCTGAAGACCATACGTATTACTTCTCGCACTGCAACGGGCTGGTGCTGATGCCGTG CGTTTTTCACCAATTGTTTGGCATCGGATACGACCTTCGCGGCGACACCTACAAGGTTGCCCGCTTCTTCTTCCGCCCAAAAGAACCCGCCCCGACGGGCGGCTACCACCACAACTTTGGCATGGAGGTTTACACCATCGGGGTAGACGAGCATTGGCGTGAGACGGTGGAGAAGCCACCCTATGCCGTTGACATTACAGGAACCTCGGCCTTCTCGAGGGGTTCATTGTTTTGGACCATCGACCATACCGAACCTGTGGGTGGAGAATCCCCATCAGGGTTTCTCCGCTTCAGGCTAGAGGACGAATCGTTCAGCGTCACGCCGCCGCCTCCTTGTTGCGAAGGGCTCGTATACGAGATGTCCTACTTGTCTGAGCTGCATGGGGAGTTGAGCGTGGCTCATCCTGGGCCCAACTGTGAGTCGATTGAGATTTGGACGTGCAACGATGTGGACACCAACCCACCAGAATGGACGCTGTGTTACATCTTCAACAACTATTGTCCCCAGCCGGCTGAAGGGCTCGACATCGCCATGTACCATCTATGCAAAGATATGTTTATCCTACAAGTTCTCAAGGATATAGTTGGACTAGATCGCTTGATATATCACCCCCATGACTCGGTGATCCCCTACATTCCATCCCTAGTTCCGGTCTAG